Proteins co-encoded in one Methylobacterium sp. WL1 genomic window:
- a CDS encoding transglutaminase family protein yields the protein MRYTLGCSLSYNILSDTTFIFNLEVAKLRSVEILSESLVLTPNLKRDLYTTPDLLNRYLGVNVPMGQFALEYNAEVDLTVHRADPATINETPIGELPLDILPFLLPSRFVSSDRLTPYAQAEFGALPKGHSRVNEICNWIHDHITYQPGTSDGETTADESLLKRAGVCRDFAHIGTAFCRALGIPARFVSCYAHGLVPSDFHAVFEAYLDGRWWLFDATRQADLDGLVRIGVGRDAAEIAFSTPFGNMQPVNQQVRIQRTDGQGSPMPRTVDAISTEVPAPNAGAA from the coding sequence ATGCGCTATACCCTCGGCTGCAGCCTGTCCTATAATATTCTCTCGGACACGACTTTCATCTTCAATTTGGAGGTGGCCAAGCTGAGGAGCGTCGAGATCCTCAGCGAGAGCCTCGTGCTGACGCCGAACCTGAAGCGCGACCTCTACACCACCCCCGACCTGCTGAACCGCTATCTCGGCGTCAACGTGCCCATGGGCCAGTTCGCGCTGGAGTATAATGCGGAGGTGGACCTGACCGTCCACCGGGCCGACCCGGCAACCATCAACGAGACACCGATCGGCGAACTGCCGCTCGACATCCTACCGTTCCTACTGCCGAGCCGGTTCGTCTCCTCCGATCGGCTGACGCCCTACGCGCAGGCCGAGTTCGGCGCGCTGCCCAAGGGCCACAGCCGGGTCAACGAGATCTGCAACTGGATCCACGACCACATCACCTACCAGCCCGGCACGAGCGACGGCGAGACCACGGCGGACGAGTCGCTCCTGAAGAGGGCCGGCGTCTGCCGCGACTTCGCGCATATCGGAACGGCGTTCTGCCGGGCACTCGGGATCCCGGCCCGGTTCGTGAGCTGCTACGCGCACGGCCTCGTGCCGAGCGACTTCCACGCGGTGTTCGAAGCCTATCTCGACGGGCGCTGGTGGCTGTTCGACGCGACCCGTCAGGCGGATCTCGATGGGCTGGTGCGCATCGGCGTCGGGCGTGACGCCGCCGAGATCGCCTTCTCGACGCCGTTCGGCAACATGCAGCCGGTCAACCAACAGGTCCGAATCCAGCGCACGGACGGGCAGGGCAGCCCGATGCCGCGCACGGTCGATGCCATCTCCACCGAGGTCCCCGCACCGAATGCCGGTGCGGCCTGA
- a CDS encoding LUD domain-containing protein — protein MSARADILAALKTNRPAGDYPLPNVPTFAPLVGDDLIEEFGERLKRMGGRIEDGRTGDPLMGVRERLADSKVIASAVPEIDGNRDLRAVRYPQEVEDVDVAVVRAVFGIAETGSVLFTEGELIVNAVAYLAQHLIVLLDPADILPNVQAAYKRPEFGRSAYAVLHTGPSATADIEGVLIHGAQGVRSLTVLLLPRAAERSDS, from the coding sequence ATGAGCGCGCGCGCGGACATCCTGGCGGCGCTTAAGACGAACCGTCCGGCGGGCGATTATCCGCTGCCGAACGTGCCGACCTTCGCGCCGCTGGTCGGGGACGACCTGATCGAGGAGTTCGGCGAGCGGCTGAAGCGCATGGGCGGCCGGATCGAGGACGGCCGCACCGGCGACCCACTGATGGGCGTGCGCGAGCGGTTGGCGGATTCGAAGGTGATCGCCTCCGCGGTCCCGGAGATCGACGGCAACCGCGACCTACGGGCGGTACGCTACCCACAGGAGGTCGAGGACGTCGATGTGGCGGTGGTGCGCGCCGTGTTCGGCATCGCCGAGACTGGCTCGGTGCTGTTCACAGAGGGCGAGCTGATCGTGAACGCCGTCGCCTACCTGGCCCAGCACCTGATCGTGCTGCTCGATCCCGCCGACATCCTCCCCAACGTTCAGGCGGCCTACAAGCGACCGGAATTCGGTCGTTCTGCCTACGCAGTGCTGCATACCGGGCCGTCGGCCACCGCCGACATCGAGGGCGTGCTGATCCATGGCGCGCAGGGCGTGCGCTCGCTCACCGTCCTGTTGCTGCCGCGCGCCGCAGAAAGATCGGACTCCTGA
- a CDS encoding lactate utilization protein B has translation MSVEDLNPRAHDGLIHPEVRAADDESERGQDGGRLQHAEAATKPIRAPQTREPQPRGAKIRGDRPIDQGEAAERFLAAPLHQAAHDERLWDLRKKRDTSAHGIPEWEELRELASAIKAHTLTHLDQYLEQFEAAAKANGVQVHWAADGADHNRIVLEILRSRGAKTLVKSKSMLTEECGFRHHMAANGIEIIETDLGERIQQLDNEEPSHIVAPAVHKTRMDVAEVFAKTLGTDPDNDDAHYLAESQRETTRPYILKADAGMTGCNFAIAETGTVVTCTNEGNADLSGNVPPLQIHSIGIEKIIPKVEHLGVFIRLLSRSALGSPITQYTSHFRGPRKGTEMHMVLVDNGRSARLGLEEFWTSLKCIRCGACMNTCPVYRRSGGLSYGATYSGPIGLIIDPTFNKRKYSTLPFSSTMNGSCTNVCPVKINIHEQIFAWRKVLVEEHHIPALKQGMMKAAGAVLSRPAAYRAAIGAADSALKVLPRFAVYNPLNTWGKKREMPDAPRQTFHAWYKQNRMQKAVKNTATKETAAKDTAR, from the coding sequence ATGAGCGTCGAGGATCTGAACCCGCGCGCCCACGATGGTCTCATCCACCCGGAAGTCCGCGCTGCCGACGACGAGAGCGAGCGCGGCCAGGATGGCGGCCGCCTCCAGCACGCCGAGGCCGCGACGAAGCCGATCCGCGCGCCGCAGACCCGCGAGCCGCAGCCCCGCGGCGCGAAAATCCGCGGCGACCGCCCGATCGATCAGGGCGAGGCCGCCGAGCGCTTCCTCGCCGCGCCGCTCCACCAGGCCGCCCACGACGAGCGCCTGTGGGACCTGCGCAAGAAACGCGATACCTCGGCGCACGGCATCCCGGAATGGGAGGAGCTGCGGGAGCTCGCCTCCGCCATCAAGGCGCACACGCTCACCCATCTCGACCAGTATCTCGAGCAGTTCGAGGCCGCCGCGAAAGCCAACGGCGTGCAGGTCCACTGGGCTGCGGACGGCGCCGACCACAACCGCATCGTCCTTGAGATCCTGCGCAGCCGCGGCGCCAAGACCCTCGTGAAGTCCAAGTCGATGCTCACCGAGGAATGCGGCTTCCGCCACCACATGGCCGCCAACGGCATCGAAATCATCGAGACCGATCTCGGCGAGCGCATCCAGCAGCTTGACAACGAGGAGCCGAGCCACATCGTGGCGCCCGCGGTCCACAAGACCCGGATGGACGTGGCCGAAGTCTTCGCCAAGACGCTGGGCACGGATCCGGACAACGACGACGCCCATTACCTCGCCGAAAGCCAGCGCGAGACGACCCGGCCCTACATTCTGAAGGCCGATGCCGGCATGACCGGCTGCAACTTCGCCATCGCGGAGACCGGCACCGTCGTCACCTGCACCAACGAGGGCAATGCCGACTTGTCCGGCAACGTCCCGCCGCTGCAGATCCACTCGATCGGCATCGAGAAGATCATCCCCAAGGTCGAGCATCTCGGGGTGTTCATCCGGCTGCTGTCGCGCTCGGCGCTCGGCTCGCCGATCACCCAGTACACTTCGCATTTCCGCGGACCCCGCAAGGGCACCGAGATGCACATGGTGCTGGTCGATAACGGCCGCTCGGCCCGGCTCGGGCTGGAGGAGTTCTGGACCTCGCTGAAGTGCATCCGCTGCGGTGCCTGCATGAATACCTGTCCGGTCTACCGGCGTTCGGGCGGCCTCTCCTACGGGGCGACCTATTCGGGCCCGATCGGGTTGATCATCGACCCGACCTTCAACAAGCGGAAATACTCGACCCTGCCGTTCTCCTCGACGATGAACGGCTCCTGCACCAACGTCTGCCCGGTCAAGATCAACATCCACGAGCAGATCTTCGCCTGGCGCAAGGTCCTGGTCGAGGAGCATCACATCCCGGCGCTCAAGCAGGGAATGATGAAGGCCGCGGGTGCGGTCCTGTCTCGGCCCGCCGCCTATCGGGCGGCGATCGGCGCCGCGGATTCGGCGCTGAAGGTGCTGCCGCGCTTCGCCGTCTACAACCCGCTCAACACCTGGGGGAAGAAGCGCGAGATGCCGGATGCGCCGCGCCAGACCTTCCACGCCTGGTACAAGCAGAACCGGATGCAGAAGGCGGTCAAAAACACCGCTACCAAGGAGACCGCTGCGAAGGACACGGCCCGATGA
- a CDS encoding (Fe-S)-binding protein: MRVGLFVPCYVDAFEPEVGIATLELLERVGCTVEYPFDQTCCGQPMANTGCHAEAAATEALFVKNFSDFDYVVAPSGSCVHQVREHLTAIPQTDEVKKVRASTYELVEFLHDVLKIEALPWAEFPHKVAYHGNCNALRGIHHARPSEIVKPYFSKPLDLLRLVKGVELVDLARPDECCGFGGTFSVFEPAVSAKMGYDKVADQNRAGAAYVVSADSSCLMHQKGCAERLGLPLRYIHIAQVLNGAAA; encoded by the coding sequence ATGCGGGTCGGCCTGTTCGTGCCGTGCTACGTCGACGCTTTCGAGCCGGAAGTCGGGATCGCCACGCTGGAATTGCTGGAGCGGGTCGGTTGCACGGTGGAATACCCGTTCGACCAGACCTGTTGCGGCCAGCCGATGGCCAACACCGGCTGCCACGCGGAGGCCGCCGCCACCGAGGCCCTGTTCGTCAAGAACTTCTCGGATTTCGACTACGTGGTGGCGCCCTCGGGCTCCTGCGTGCACCAGGTCCGCGAGCACCTGACCGCGATCCCGCAGACGGACGAGGTCAAGAAGGTCCGGGCCAGCACCTACGAGCTCGTCGAGTTTCTGCACGACGTGCTGAAGATCGAGGCTCTGCCCTGGGCGGAGTTCCCGCACAAGGTCGCCTATCACGGCAATTGCAATGCGCTACGCGGCATCCACCATGCCCGACCGTCCGAGATCGTGAAACCGTACTTCTCGAAGCCCCTCGACCTGCTTCGCCTCGTCAAGGGCGTCGAGCTGGTCGATCTCGCCCGGCCGGACGAGTGCTGCGGCTTCGGCGGCACCTTCTCGGTGTTCGAGCCGGCCGTCTCGGCCAAGATGGGCTACGACAAGGTCGCCGACCAGAATCGGGCCGGGGCCGCATATGTTGTCTCGGCCGATTCCTCGTGCCTGATGCATCAGAAGGGCTGTGCCGAACGCCTCGGCCTGCCGCTCCGCTACATCCACATCGCGCAAGTGCTGAACGGAGCCGCCGCATGA
- the poxB gene encoding ubiquinone-dependent pyruvate dehydrogenase: protein MRIENVADLIAETLQEAGVARIYGVVGDSLNGITEALRARGKIDWIHTRHEEAAAFAASAEAQVTGKLAVCAGSCGPGNLHLINGLYDAHRSRTPVLAIAAQIPSAEIGSGYFQETRPTALFRECSHYCELVSDPSQMPFVLENAIRAAVGEGGVAVIVIPGDVALRDAPKRALATRAGLIPAKPVVRPADAELDTLAAMLNAGKRVTLLCGRGCAGAHSDLLQLAEALKSPIVHALGGKEFVAFDNPYDVGMTGLIGFSSGYAAMMACDTLLMLGTGFPYKQFYPQDAKVAQVDLRPAELGRRCRIEHGLVGDVGATIRALLPRLKPKADRSFLDSSLTHYAKARAGLDDLATGKPGGPLHPQYLAKTISEAAADDAIFTADVGTPTIWAARYLEMNGKRRLLGSWVHGSMANALSQGIGAQAAEPNRQVIALCGDGGFAMLMGDFLTLRQHRLPLKVVVFNNGTLGFVELEMKAAGYLETGVALDNPDFAAMSRAAGIFALRVEDPAELPGAMREFLAFDGPSLLDVRTARNELSMPPKIDGQQMKGFSLYVLRAVMDGRGDAVLDLAKTNLIR, encoded by the coding sequence ATGCGCATCGAGAACGTCGCCGATCTGATCGCCGAGACCCTTCAGGAGGCCGGAGTCGCGCGTATCTACGGCGTTGTGGGCGACAGCTTGAACGGGATCACGGAGGCGCTGCGCGCGCGCGGAAAGATCGACTGGATCCACACCCGCCACGAGGAGGCGGCGGCCTTTGCGGCAAGCGCGGAGGCGCAGGTCACCGGCAAGCTCGCCGTATGCGCGGGCTCGTGCGGCCCCGGCAACCTGCACCTGATCAACGGGCTCTACGACGCGCACCGGAGCCGGACTCCGGTCCTGGCGATCGCCGCGCAGATCCCGTCCGCTGAGATCGGCTCGGGGTACTTTCAGGAGACCCGCCCGACCGCGCTGTTCCGCGAATGCAGCCATTACTGCGAGTTGGTGTCCGACCCGTCGCAGATGCCGTTCGTGCTCGAGAACGCGATCCGCGCCGCCGTGGGAGAGGGGGGCGTCGCCGTCATCGTCATCCCGGGCGACGTCGCGCTGCGCGATGCGCCCAAGCGCGCGTTGGCCACTCGGGCCGGGCTGATCCCGGCAAAGCCTGTTGTCCGTCCGGCCGATGCCGAACTCGATACGCTGGCGGCCATGCTCAACGCCGGCAAGCGCGTGACGCTGCTGTGCGGACGCGGCTGCGCCGGCGCCCATTCCGATCTGCTTCAGCTTGCCGAGGCGCTCAAGAGTCCAATCGTGCACGCGCTCGGCGGCAAGGAGTTCGTCGCGTTCGACAACCCCTACGATGTCGGCATGACCGGATTGATCGGGTTCTCGTCCGGCTACGCCGCCATGATGGCGTGCGACACCCTGCTGATGCTGGGCACGGGGTTCCCCTACAAGCAATTCTACCCGCAGGACGCGAAGGTCGCCCAGGTCGATCTGCGCCCCGCCGAACTCGGCCGCCGCTGCCGCATCGAGCACGGCCTCGTCGGCGATGTCGGCGCGACGATCCGGGCGCTGCTGCCGCGCCTGAAGCCGAAGGCCGACCGGTCGTTCCTGGATTCCAGCCTGACGCACTACGCCAAGGCCCGCGCGGGCCTCGACGATCTCGCCACCGGGAAGCCGGGCGGCCCGCTCCATCCGCAATATCTCGCGAAGACGATCAGCGAGGCGGCCGCGGACGACGCGATCTTCACCGCCGATGTCGGCACCCCGACGATCTGGGCGGCACGCTACCTGGAGATGAACGGCAAACGGCGCCTGCTCGGCTCCTGGGTTCACGGCTCGATGGCCAACGCCCTGTCCCAGGGGATCGGCGCACAAGCCGCGGAGCCGAACCGGCAGGTGATCGCGCTTTGCGGCGACGGCGGTTTCGCCATGCTGATGGGCGACTTCCTAACCCTGCGTCAGCACCGCCTGCCCCTGAAGGTCGTGGTGTTCAACAACGGCACCCTCGGCTTCGTGGAGCTGGAGATGAAGGCGGCGGGCTATCTCGAGACCGGCGTCGCGCTCGACAATCCGGACTTCGCCGCGATGTCGCGGGCCGCCGGCATCTTCGCCCTGCGGGTCGAGGACCCAGCCGAGCTGCCCGGCGCCATGCGCGAGTTCCTGGCCTTCGACGGCCCCTCGTTGCTCGATGTGCGCACCGCCCGCAACGAGCTCTCGATGCCGCCCAAGATCGACGGGCAGCAGATGAAGGGCTTCAGCCTCTACGTGCTGCGGGCCGTGATGGATGGGCGCGGTGACGCAGTTCTCGACCTCGCCAAAACCAACCTCATCCGATAG
- a CDS encoding cysteine hydrolase family protein, with protein sequence MSDLKTLRGLSGLSPEPASLKRAALVLIDIQNTYREGVMRLSGVEPAVAEAAILLKRARESGVPVFHIQHNAGPGSPYDITAEIGQISQEVAPQDGEAVITKAFPSSFVGTDLEDRLKRAGVTDLILAGFMTHMCVNSTARSAFNLGFHPTVVASATATRDLPAPDGSVVPAAQLQAASLAGLGDLFAVIARDVDAVRP encoded by the coding sequence GTGAGCGATCTCAAGACCCTACGCGGCCTCTCCGGCCTGAGCCCCGAGCCGGCCAGCCTGAAGAGGGCCGCACTCGTCCTCATCGACATCCAGAATACGTACCGCGAGGGCGTGATGCGCCTGTCCGGCGTCGAGCCGGCGGTCGCGGAGGCCGCGATCCTTCTCAAACGAGCCCGGGAATCCGGCGTGCCGGTCTTCCACATCCAGCACAATGCCGGCCCCGGCTCGCCTTACGACATCACCGCGGAGATCGGGCAGATCTCGCAGGAGGTCGCGCCGCAGGACGGGGAGGCCGTGATCACCAAGGCCTTTCCGAGTTCGTTCGTAGGCACGGATCTCGAGGATCGGCTCAAGCGGGCAGGCGTCACCGACCTCATCCTGGCCGGCTTCATGACCCACATGTGCGTGAACTCGACGGCGCGCTCGGCCTTCAACCTCGGCTTCCATCCCACCGTAGTCGCCTCGGCGACCGCGACGCGCGATTTGCCGGCGCCCGACGGCTCGGTGGTGCCGGCGGCCCAGCTACAGGCCGCGAGCCTCGCGGGCCTCGGCGACCTGTTCGCCGTGATCGCCCGCGACGTGGACGCAGTCCGCCCCTGA
- a CDS encoding DUF2267 domain-containing protein, which yields MEELLARVTARTGLDAATAQTAIGHILAFLQKEGPESEVGQLMAALPGSEALVAESNAGESGGGGLMGMLGGMMGGGGVMALGQKLMGAGVPMGQMQPLGQELFAFGREKVGEDAMGPIIGSIPGLNQFV from the coding sequence ATGGAAGAATTGCTCGCCCGCGTTACCGCCCGCACCGGGCTCGACGCCGCGACCGCGCAGACGGCCATCGGGCACATCCTGGCCTTCCTGCAGAAGGAAGGGCCGGAATCCGAGGTGGGCCAGCTCATGGCCGCGCTCCCCGGTTCCGAAGCTCTCGTGGCCGAGTCGAATGCCGGCGAGAGCGGCGGTGGCGGCCTGATGGGCATGCTCGGCGGCATGATGGGTGGCGGCGGCGTCATGGCGCTCGGCCAGAAGTTGATGGGCGCCGGTGTGCCCATGGGCCAGATGCAGCCGCTCGGCCAGGAGCTGTTCGCTTTCGGCCGTGAGAAGGTCGGCGAGGACGCCATGGGACCGATCATCGGTTCGATCCCGGGCCTCAACCAGTTCGTCTGA
- a CDS encoding M3 family metallopeptidase — protein MADVADAGLPSLPQDNPFRDAQWSTPYGLPPFERIQAAHYMPAFDAALAAHDAEIQGIAADTAPATFANTVAAMERAGQALERVAGVFYNLTGSHTNTDLQAIERAIGPKLARHGSAIYLNPQLWARISAVDAEAEGLGPEERRVLERYRIRFRRAGAELGPDDKARIAEIAARMSELGTQFSQNLLADESSFTLPLSSEDDLAGLPPFLRAAAESAARERGLDGHVITLSRSLIEPFLVFSTRRDLREKAYAAWTRRGENGGATDNRAIIVEMVGLRAEHARLLGFDSFAHFKLDDTMAASPDAAMELLRDVWAPARARAGDERERLQAIVRQEGHNFALQAHDWRHYTEKLRRAEHDLDESEVKAYLPLDRMIQAAFDTASRLFGLTFEALSDVPRYHPDVRVWRVGNPDGSEVGLFLGDYFARSSKRSGAWMSAFRSQERLTGTVTPVIVNVMNFAKAPAGESALLSFDDARTLFHEFGHALHGLLSDVTYPLLSGTSVSRDFVELPSQLYEHWLEQPEVLKAHARHHRTGEPMPDALLRKLLAARTFNQGFATIEYTASAIVDMTLHLSAGGESGLDVPAFEADALQRIGMPAEISMRHRTPHFAHIFSGDGYAAGYYSYLWSEVLDADAFDAFKEAGDIFDPETAKRLRTFVYGAGNLRDPRDAYTAFRGRMPSIAPLLKKRGLAA, from the coding sequence ATGGCGGACGTAGCTGATGCCGGGCTTCCGAGCCTGCCGCAGGACAATCCCTTCCGCGACGCGCAGTGGAGCACGCCCTATGGGTTGCCGCCGTTCGAGCGCATCCAGGCTGCGCATTACATGCCGGCCTTCGATGCCGCGCTCGCCGCCCACGATGCCGAGATCCAGGGCATCGCGGCCGACACGGCGCCCGCCACCTTCGCCAACACCGTCGCGGCGATGGAGCGGGCCGGCCAGGCCCTCGAGCGGGTCGCCGGCGTCTTCTACAACCTGACCGGCAGCCACACGAACACGGACCTGCAGGCGATCGAGCGGGCGATCGGCCCGAAGCTCGCCCGGCACGGCAGCGCCATCTATCTCAACCCGCAGCTCTGGGCCCGCATCTCGGCGGTCGACGCCGAGGCGGAGGGGCTCGGGCCGGAGGAGCGCCGGGTGCTCGAGCGCTACCGTATCCGCTTCCGTCGCGCCGGCGCCGAACTCGGACCGGACGATAAGGCACGCATCGCCGAGATCGCCGCCCGGATGTCGGAACTCGGCACCCAGTTCAGCCAGAACCTGCTCGCCGACGAGAGCAGCTTCACCCTGCCGCTCTCCAGCGAGGACGACCTGGCCGGCCTGCCGCCGTTCCTGCGCGCCGCCGCCGAAAGCGCGGCCCGGGAGCGCGGGCTGGATGGTCACGTCATCACCCTCTCGCGCTCGCTGATAGAGCCGTTCCTGGTGTTCTCCACCCGTCGCGACCTACGCGAAAAGGCCTACGCGGCCTGGACCCGGCGCGGCGAGAATGGCGGCGCCACCGACAACCGCGCCATCATCGTGGAGATGGTGGGCTTGCGCGCCGAGCACGCCCGACTGCTCGGCTTCGACAGCTTCGCGCATTTCAAGCTCGACGACACGATGGCGGCGAGCCCCGACGCCGCCATGGAGCTGCTGCGCGATGTCTGGGCGCCGGCCCGGGCGCGGGCGGGCGACGAGCGCGAGCGGCTTCAGGCGATCGTCCGGCAGGAGGGCCACAATTTTGCGCTCCAGGCGCACGATTGGCGCCACTACACCGAGAAGCTGAGGCGGGCCGAGCACGACCTCGATGAGAGCGAGGTGAAGGCCTACCTGCCCCTCGACCGGATGATCCAGGCAGCCTTCGATACGGCGTCGCGGTTGTTCGGGTTGACCTTCGAGGCGTTGTCCGACGTGCCGCGCTATCATCCGGATGTGCGGGTCTGGCGGGTCGGCAACCCGGACGGGTCCGAGGTCGGGCTGTTCCTGGGCGATTACTTCGCCCGGTCCTCCAAGCGCTCCGGCGCCTGGATGAGTGCGTTCCGCTCTCAGGAGCGCCTGACCGGTACCGTCACGCCGGTGATCGTCAACGTGATGAACTTCGCCAAGGCGCCCGCCGGCGAGAGCGCGCTCCTGTCCTTCGACGACGCCCGCACGCTGTTCCACGAGTTCGGCCACGCCCTGCACGGGCTCCTGTCGGATGTGACCTACCCGCTGCTCTCCGGGACGTCTGTGTCGCGCGACTTCGTTGAATTGCCGTCGCAGCTCTACGAGCATTGGCTGGAGCAGCCCGAGGTGCTCAAGGCCCATGCCCGGCACCACCGCACCGGCGAGCCGATGCCCGACGCACTGTTGCGCAAGCTCCTGGCGGCACGCACCTTCAACCAGGGTTTCGCGACCATCGAGTATACCGCCTCGGCGATCGTCGACATGACGCTCCACCTCTCGGCGGGGGGCGAATCCGGCCTCGACGTGCCGGCCTTCGAAGCGGATGCCCTGCAGCGGATCGGCATGCCGGCCGAGATCAGCATGCGGCATCGGACGCCGCACTTCGCCCACATCTTCTCGGGGGATGGCTACGCGGCCGGGTACTACAGCTATCTCTGGTCCGAGGTGCTAGATGCCGACGCCTTCGATGCCTTCAAGGAGGCCGGCGACATCTTCGACCCGGAGACGGCAAAGCGGTTGCGGACCTTCGTGTACGGCGCCGGCAACCTGCGCGACCCGCGCGACGCTTACACAGCCTTCCGCGGCCGGATGCCGAGCATCGCTCCGCTCCTGAAAAAGCGCGGGCTCGCGGCCTGA
- a CDS encoding extensin family protein produces MPLLRPTTLLARGVLALGLWAPAALPGAAAEAPATLPVPPPLPPERPDALKPAQPAEQKSASTPEAAKPTPPARPAELTPPKDAAAEPQKPEIPTPPPTPPERPPELSGEAALALKVAPPDDTACRVRLKRLGVEFEPLPPIAEGQCTAPLPLKVTKLADGIALPGGATLTCQVAESFARWATEVQVAADRTLKHPLTGLELGGTYVCRGQNHDVDAKLSDHAFAAAVDVMGFAFAGRASIPVKAMPAGSEEADFLASVRGKACGFFRTVLGPGTNAAHANHFHFDERERNAGHRLCE; encoded by the coding sequence ATGCCGCTCCTCCGACCGACGACTCTTCTGGCGCGCGGCGTCCTCGCGCTGGGCTTGTGGGCGCCCGCTGCCCTCCCCGGTGCGGCGGCCGAGGCGCCCGCCACACTCCCAGTTCCGCCGCCGCTCCCGCCGGAACGGCCGGACGCGCTGAAGCCCGCACAGCCGGCGGAGCAGAAATCCGCGTCGACACCCGAGGCCGCAAAGCCGACGCCACCGGCCCGTCCTGCCGAGCTGACGCCGCCGAAGGACGCCGCCGCGGAGCCTCAGAAGCCCGAGATCCCGACACCGCCGCCGACACCGCCGGAGCGACCGCCGGAACTGTCCGGCGAGGCGGCGCTGGCCCTCAAGGTCGCGCCGCCGGACGACACCGCCTGCCGGGTGCGGCTCAAGCGCCTCGGCGTGGAGTTCGAACCGCTGCCGCCCATCGCCGAGGGCCAGTGCACCGCACCGCTACCCTTGAAGGTGACCAAGCTCGCCGATGGCATCGCGCTGCCGGGGGGGGCGACGCTGACATGCCAGGTCGCGGAATCCTTCGCGCGCTGGGCGACGGAAGTTCAGGTCGCGGCCGACCGCACGCTCAAGCATCCGCTCACCGGGCTCGAACTCGGCGGCACCTATGTCTGCCGGGGACAGAACCACGATGTCGACGCCAAACTCAGCGATCACGCCTTCGCGGCCGCCGTGGACGTGATGGGCTTCGCCTTCGCGGGTCGCGCGAGCATCCCGGTCAAGGCGATGCCGGCGGGGTCCGAGGAGGCGGACTTCCTGGCCTCCGTCCGCGGGAAAGCCTGCGGGTTCTTCCGCACCGTTCTGGGCCCCGGCACCAACGCGGCCCACGCCAACCACTTCCACTTCGACGAGCGCGAGCGCAATGCCGGCCACCGGCTGTGCGAGTAA
- a CDS encoding L,D-transpeptidase, producing MMRRPSLPVCAALLAIGVAAPGHAAPSDKAPALTAEAINGATFKSPNADKPDEKSDKSRTANKKARAGKTSDAKPDPLIVKAQVLLDRARFYPGAIDGLKGENYQHALSAFAAAQGLPATQDMTRELWDKLQATSDKPVVSDYAVTDADASGPYVEKIPPKMEAQADLEELGYTNPREMLAERFHMSRDLVSALNPDKPLDKAGTSLTVAAVEPMGTDKPKAKDLPHEPKVDRIEVDKTSRDVRAFGADGKLLAFYPASIGSSEKPAPSGETKVKGVAFDPDYTYNPKYAFKGVKTNRKFSIKPGPNNPVGLVWIDLAIPSYGIHGTPEPEKVGKTESHGCIRLTNWNARDLAAHVSRGAKVVFKDD from the coding sequence ATGATGCGGAGACCTTCGCTGCCGGTTTGCGCGGCTCTGCTGGCAATCGGCGTCGCCGCGCCGGGTCACGCTGCCCCGTCCGACAAGGCGCCCGCGCTGACAGCGGAGGCGATCAACGGCGCCACCTTCAAGTCGCCCAATGCCGACAAGCCGGACGAGAAGTCGGACAAATCCAGGACGGCCAACAAGAAGGCGCGCGCCGGAAAGACATCCGATGCCAAGCCCGACCCGCTGATCGTCAAGGCGCAAGTGCTTCTGGATCGGGCCCGGTTCTATCCAGGCGCCATCGACGGCTTGAAGGGCGAGAACTACCAGCATGCCCTTTCGGCCTTCGCGGCGGCGCAGGGCCTACCCGCGACCCAGGACATGACGCGGGAACTCTGGGACAAGCTTCAGGCCACGAGCGACAAGCCGGTGGTGTCCGACTACGCGGTCACCGATGCGGATGCCTCGGGGCCCTACGTCGAGAAAATCCCGCCGAAGATGGAGGCGCAGGCTGACCTCGAGGAACTGGGCTACACCAATCCGCGGGAGATGCTGGCCGAGCGCTTCCATATGAGCCGCGACCTCGTCAGCGCGCTCAATCCGGACAAGCCGCTCGACAAGGCCGGCACATCGCTCACGGTGGCGGCTGTCGAGCCGATGGGTACCGACAAGCCGAAGGCGAAAGACTTGCCGCACGAGCCGAAGGTCGACCGGATCGAGGTGGACAAGACGAGCCGCGACGTGCGCGCCTTCGGGGCGGACGGCAAGCTTTTGGCCTTCTACCCGGCTTCCATCGGGAGTTCCGAGAAGCCTGCGCCCAGCGGCGAGACCAAGGTCAAGGGCGTCGCGTTCGACCCGGACTACACTTACAATCCGAAATACGCGTTCAAGGGCGTCAAGACGAACCGTAAGTTCTCGATCAAGCCGGGACCGAACAATCCGGTCGGCCTCGTCTGGATTGACCTCGCGATCCCGAGCTACGGCATCCACGGGACGCCCGAGCCCGAGAAGGTCGGGAAGACCGAGTCCCACGGGTGCATCCGACTCACCAACTGGAACGCCCGCGACCTCGCGGCGCACGTCTCCCGGGGCGCGAAGGTCGTGTTCAAGGACGATTGA